A genomic window from bacterium includes:
- a CDS encoding C25 family cysteine peptidase — protein MVVLRSFVMWVIAVLFLTCTVAWATSRDVLPQTSHGLTVTATRSDASGATLVVRSNGQTEMGEADRPFSSGVLWALPGGTGEVQITVGTAQWRAVNAGEVPDSIATQVLSDPKPLVRASAVMTMRGMNFTSLAINALQPSDDGQSLRVCEQCDFDVRYVGNGRPLETRKLSRSFYDLARGVAANLDEVVPEPEAKPEAYLIITPPAYVGAALSSFVNWKRARGHTVRVATTDQTGTTNQQIKSYIQNAYNTLEEPPVFVMLIGDVDGTSPLASWLVPGFYHPWNVSDHPYTLLDGTDWLPDVFIGRLSVDSGQEFQTVINKCVSYESQPYQPQGAWRSRLLITGVRSSPSFYPTYNSSWPTLQWIGRQFLEHGYTELDSVPAPPGNASQISSAINAGVSFVAYRGFGAPDAWDFPYYAVSNVTALTNGQMLPVVTSIVCGGGAFDSSVDPCLGEAFLRAGTPTNPRGAIGFIGPSELDTKTRWNNTNVAGIYEGIIFENVQTLGAAMLRGKLELMREFPNNVDNQNADPNRSVSFYFYCYNLLGDPGLTFFVGPARNLTATLPDTLPAGTPTLSFQAAEDGEPLAGAWATVKTVDSVFSRAVSDSAGNVILTLPQTTSGDVQVTLTKPRYEPHLYTLNISPRASSVASRALLLVDNGTHGSTGNGDGIPDAGERLAFAVVLHNYGTVSFSAGTLSFVSQSTAVSVVDNSVPIPALAPGAESDTLFLTADVAVSCGDGQTGRLTWSINPGNFTWDTPLDIHAPHMSVTTVRTDGVDGNPAPNSTARVALGLTNLGRSTLPASTVVLRSRDPRLTVTDSSVSYSMILPGQTVLPVGQGFQVHTGAFYPGDWAQTDVIASGGGISSPVSFALPIGNLQGSDPSHPDGYGYRAFQSSDTGYAEAPAYAWMEIDPSRGGPGTVLNIPDGGGGQDTTVRIALPFDFSFYGVSYDHLSVCSNGFVSFGLTSASFFRNYSLPAIASPDNMVCVFWDDLAMIGSGHVCTYNDVEGGRFVIEWSHVTNEFDNTEETFQLMLYDTSCWRTRTGDGDLLMQYQNFNNADSWDNYSTIGIQDKGQGYALQLTYANQWSPGMSLIRSQHAILVTTGRPQGVGYFGYAGNVVDDDSLNGSQGNHNGVPQNGETIQLSIRLQNTGASTATAQSGTLRSTDPYVLRLDSALTFPPIAPGDTAVSNAVRVRLLPSAPDGHVSNFAVRFSGDATPCMVLPALRISGPALAGMPPLMDDDSVGASRGNNNHEFNPGETIELTPGASNTGGNLGLGVRAVLRYSGNRITILDSVAYFGTVPQDSLRYATDSFVFRVSQVISDGEPFVLQIVLTDSFGTAWPYSVNYLAMRPGLALDGLRIADPAPGGNGDGHLNLGEQGEIYPRIINNGLGQATNVTVRLRSLDSLFTLLDSTVYLGTISGNSTRESAAPIRVSVSPNGSEPRNVPIDVTILSGSVQSTEQTVVMIGRAALFDDFETSTAYWSVYGTPSIWHVQNRESYSPTHAFYCGSETTHLYSDGADTYLRSPAFTFSGTGALIFRTRYTMADAADVCHVQLQTGPSTYQMLTQFSGTSDGWEERRISLSGLPAYDGAQLRFWFSSDAQGQAEGWYIDDVVVLEEDLPVSDTPTALQPERFELAQNFPNPFNDQTTIQYSVPRASRVKLTLYDLEGRKVATLVDEVKPAGMYHLSWRPIGLASGVYFVRLDAPDVHLTGKIAYLK, from the coding sequence ATGGTCGTTCTTCGTTCGTTTGTAATGTGGGTCATTGCCGTACTGTTCCTGACCTGCACAGTGGCGTGGGCAACATCACGGGATGTATTGCCGCAGACATCCCATGGATTGACCGTTACCGCCACGCGCTCGGATGCGAGCGGGGCCACGCTGGTGGTGCGCTCCAACGGCCAAACGGAGATGGGCGAGGCTGACCGGCCCTTCAGCAGTGGAGTGCTCTGGGCTCTGCCCGGGGGAACCGGCGAGGTGCAGATTACTGTAGGAACAGCTCAGTGGCGGGCGGTAAATGCCGGTGAAGTACCGGACTCGATTGCCACGCAGGTGCTGTCGGATCCCAAACCGCTGGTAAGAGCTTCAGCGGTGATGACGATGCGCGGGATGAACTTCACCAGTCTGGCGATTAACGCGCTTCAGCCATCGGATGACGGGCAAAGCCTGCGGGTTTGCGAGCAATGCGATTTCGACGTTCGGTATGTGGGCAATGGCCGTCCGTTGGAGACCCGCAAGCTCTCCCGCAGCTTCTACGATCTGGCGCGCGGTGTGGCGGCGAATCTCGATGAAGTGGTTCCGGAGCCGGAAGCAAAGCCCGAAGCGTATCTGATTATCACACCTCCGGCGTATGTGGGCGCGGCCTTAAGCAGTTTTGTCAACTGGAAACGCGCAAGGGGACACACCGTCCGAGTCGCAACCACGGACCAGACGGGGACCACCAATCAGCAGATCAAGTCCTATATCCAGAATGCGTACAACACTCTCGAGGAGCCGCCTGTCTTTGTGATGCTGATCGGTGATGTGGATGGCACAAGTCCGCTGGCCTCGTGGCTGGTGCCGGGGTTCTATCACCCGTGGAATGTTTCCGATCATCCCTATACTCTGCTCGACGGCACCGATTGGCTGCCGGATGTGTTCATCGGGCGGCTTTCTGTAGACAGCGGGCAGGAATTTCAGACCGTGATCAACAAGTGTGTCAGCTATGAAAGCCAGCCGTACCAGCCGCAGGGCGCGTGGCGTTCGCGGCTGCTGATTACGGGCGTACGCAGTTCGCCATCCTTTTACCCCACGTACAACTCTTCCTGGCCGACCTTGCAGTGGATCGGGCGGCAGTTTCTGGAACATGGGTACACGGAATTGGATTCCGTTCCTGCTCCTCCGGGAAACGCATCGCAAATCAGCTCCGCCATTAATGCCGGGGTGAGCTTTGTGGCTTATCGCGGTTTCGGGGCGCCGGATGCATGGGATTTTCCCTACTATGCCGTCTCCAATGTTACGGCGTTGACCAACGGCCAAATGCTGCCGGTGGTGACGAGCATTGTCTGCGGCGGAGGCGCGTTCGACAGCAGCGTCGATCCTTGTCTCGGCGAAGCATTTTTGCGCGCGGGGACGCCGACCAATCCGCGCGGCGCTATCGGATTTATCGGCCCCTCCGAACTGGACACCAAGACGCGCTGGAATAATACCAACGTTGCGGGGATTTACGAAGGCATCATTTTCGAGAATGTGCAGACGCTGGGCGCGGCCATGCTGCGCGGTAAGCTCGAGCTCATGCGCGAGTTTCCCAACAATGTGGACAATCAGAACGCAGACCCGAACCGCTCGGTCTCCTTCTATTTCTACTGTTACAACCTGCTGGGCGACCCGGGGCTGACCTTCTTTGTAGGTCCGGCGCGCAACTTGACGGCGACGCTGCCGGATACGCTTCCCGCGGGAACGCCCACACTAAGCTTTCAAGCAGCCGAAGACGGCGAGCCTCTTGCCGGGGCGTGGGCGACGGTGAAGACCGTGGACAGTGTCTTCAGCCGCGCGGTCAGCGATTCGGCGGGGAATGTCATACTCACGCTGCCGCAAACCACAAGTGGCGACGTGCAGGTGACGCTGACCAAGCCGCGTTACGAACCTCACCTATACACGCTGAACATTTCCCCACGCGCGTCCAGTGTGGCGTCACGTGCCTTGCTGCTGGTAGACAATGGCACGCACGGATCGACAGGCAACGGCGACGGTATACCGGACGCGGGCGAGCGCCTTGCCTTTGCTGTGGTGCTGCACAACTACGGCACGGTGTCATTCAGCGCAGGGACATTGTCCTTTGTGTCACAGAGCACGGCGGTGTCCGTTGTGGACAACAGCGTGCCGATTCCTGCCCTTGCGCCGGGAGCGGAGAGTGATACGTTGTTTCTGACCGCAGATGTGGCGGTTTCCTGCGGAGATGGACAGACCGGCAGATTGACATGGTCCATCAATCCGGGGAATTTCACCTGGGACACGCCGCTGGATATTCATGCGCCGCATATGAGTGTGACCACGGTACGGACGGATGGCGTGGACGGCAATCCAGCGCCAAACAGCACCGCGCGTGTTGCGCTCGGTCTGACCAATCTGGGGCGGAGCACGCTTCCCGCGTCCACCGTGGTTTTGCGCTCCCGCGACCCGCGGCTGACCGTTACGGACAGTAGTGTGAGTTACTCGATGATTCTTCCGGGGCAGACGGTCCTGCCCGTGGGGCAGGGATTTCAGGTGCATACCGGAGCCTTCTATCCGGGCGACTGGGCACAGACGGATGTGATCGCCAGCGGAGGCGGCATCAGTTCTCCCGTCTCCTTTGCGTTGCCCATCGGCAATTTGCAGGGCTCCGATCCGTCCCACCCGGATGGCTACGGTTACCGGGCCTTCCAGAGTTCGGATACTGGATATGCCGAAGCGCCTGCCTATGCGTGGATGGAAATCGATCCGTCGCGCGGGGGCCCGGGAACCGTGCTGAATATTCCCGATGGCGGAGGCGGGCAGGATACAACCGTGCGCATTGCGCTGCCCTTTGATTTCTCTTTCTACGGCGTCAGCTATGACCATCTCTCGGTGTGCTCCAACGGCTTCGTGTCGTTTGGCCTCACCAGCGCAAGCTTCTTCCGCAACTATTCGCTGCCCGCGATTGCCTCCCCGGATAATATGGTCTGCGTCTTCTGGGACGACCTTGCCATGATCGGCTCGGGACACGTGTGCACCTATAACGACGTGGAAGGCGGCCGGTTTGTGATCGAGTGGAGTCACGTCACCAATGAGTTCGACAACACGGAAGAGACATTCCAGCTCATGCTGTATGACACCTCCTGCTGGCGGACGCGCACCGGCGACGGCGACCTGCTGATGCAATACCAGAACTTCAATAACGCGGACTCCTGGGACAACTATTCCACCATCGGGATTCAGGATAAGGGTCAGGGATACGCGCTGCAACTGACGTACGCCAATCAGTGGTCGCCGGGAATGTCGCTGATCCGGTCTCAGCACGCGATCCTGGTAACCACGGGCCGCCCTCAGGGGGTCGGATACTTCGGTTATGCCGGCAACGTGGTAGACGATGATTCGCTGAACGGCTCGCAGGGTAACCATAACGGCGTGCCGCAAAACGGCGAGACGATTCAATTGTCCATCCGGCTGCAGAATACGGGCGCTTCCACGGCGACAGCCCAAAGCGGAACGCTGCGGTCAACGGATCCGTATGTGCTGAGACTGGATTCGGCGCTTACCTTTCCCCCCATCGCTCCCGGCGATACGGCTGTCAGCAACGCGGTTCGGGTGAGACTGTTGCCCAGTGCGCCCGACGGACATGTGAGCAACTTTGCGGTGCGGTTTTCCGGCGACGCCACTCCCTGTATGGTACTGCCTGCACTGCGGATTTCCGGCCCGGCGCTGGCGGGGATGCCCCCCCTGATGGATGACGACTCCGTGGGCGCCAGCCGCGGCAACAACAATCATGAGTTCAATCCCGGCGAGACCATTGAGTTGACTCCGGGCGCGTCCAACACGGGCGGCAATCTGGGACTTGGCGTTCGCGCGGTTCTGCGCTATAGCGGCAACCGGATTACGATTCTCGATTCGGTGGCCTATTTCGGGACCGTGCCGCAGGACTCTCTGCGCTACGCCACCGACTCTTTTGTGTTCAGGGTTTCGCAGGTGATCAGTGACGGCGAACCGTTTGTGTTGCAGATTGTGCTGACTGACAGTTTCGGAACCGCGTGGCCTTATTCAGTAAATTACCTTGCCATGCGGCCCGGTCTGGCTCTGGACGGCCTACGCATTGCCGACCCGGCACCTGGCGGAAACGGCGACGGTCACCTGAATCTTGGTGAACAGGGTGAAATTTATCCCCGCATCATCAATAACGGCCTGGGTCAGGCCACCAATGTGACCGTGCGGCTGCGGTCGCTTGATTCCCTCTTCACGTTGCTGGATTCCACCGTCTACCTCGGCACCATTTCCGGCAATTCAACACGGGAATCCGCTGCACCCATTCGAGTGTCCGTCTCGCCCAATGGCAGCGAGCCCCGCAACGTTCCCATTGACGTTACGATTCTCTCCGGTTCTGTGCAGTCGACAGAGCAGACCGTCGTCATGATTGGCCGGGCAGCGTTGTTTGATGACTTCGAAACCAGCACCGCCTATTGGTCTGTCTACGGGACACCTTCCATCTGGCATGTCCAGAACCGGGAATCTTACTCGCCGACGCATGCTTTCTATTGCGGCAGCGAGACCACGCACCTGTATTCCGATGGCGCGGATACCTATTTGCGATCACCGGCCTTCACTTTTTCCGGAACCGGTGCCTTGATCTTCCGGACGCGCTATACTATGGCGGATGCTGCCGATGTTTGCCACGTTCAGCTTCAGACAGGTCCGTCCACCTATCAGATGCTGACCCAGTTCAGCGGGACCTCGGACGGCTGGGAAGAGAGGCGTATCTCCCTCTCCGGCTTGCCGGCGTATGATGGAGCCCAGTTGCGGTTCTGGTTCTCCTCGGATGCCCAAGGGCAGGCCGAGGGTTGGTATATTGATGATGTTGTGGTGCTGGAGGAAGATCTGCCCGTATCCGACACCCCGACCGCTCTTCAACCGGAGCGTTTCGAACTGGCTCAGAACTTCCCGAATCCCTTCAACGATCAGACCACGATTCAGTACAGCGTACCTCGGGCCTCGCGAGTCAAGCTCACCCTCTACGATTTGGAGGGACGTAAGGTCGCAACGTTGGTGGACGAGGTCAAGCCTGCGGGGATGTACCATCTTTCGTGGCGACCCATCGGATTGGCATCGGGAGTGTACTTTGTGCGATTGGACGCGCCGGATGTTCACCTGACCGGGAAAATTGCCTACTTGAAGTAG
- a CDS encoding flagellar assembly protein A: MSEPTPERRVRLVSQGYNSWRVQVLFPDTELSAGEISDRLREVKQELASQFGIPDAMLEYKQLLSKQVTRHGLLVQMQITKQDVPSGAPVFRALPLQLEDGTLFSDMRIEATFFPYDEFERTLTRQAVEVHLKSGGFDTGCINWDTVTQILLEMEERLCPVKGVEIGRGTPPGVGQSSRLTYGVPAYQEQFLTSAWVGTRPVVRGEFLAEASTSTAGHKWGRNVFGRELEPCPGISTRLVAGTGVKLVARETQLMALQDGLLVLERAGHDRRSRDTCDLIPLKLTASVLPLSTIQTTEVLNLDLTEPTAIFGSVEPGSRIRSKAPLYIEGNVGEGAVIKCSKSLRISGSATKANITSGYHLCINGDARACTLHAEYTLQVEGWVADSALSGMDVIVNEIIGGSVDALRQTSIQHTNDTGGMAATIRINLNKYLSNRQATGQEVLVELRDYMQQIVDLFGPEIAAGVKEGTAQRQMLKWLQQQKAAGAPNYTHAEMQELRTVMEMIPQIQEQVKAIGAELRDITTQLAQETSKADAGSTEAN, from the coding sequence ATGTCCGAACCGACTCCCGAAAGACGTGTACGGCTGGTCAGCCAGGGATACAATTCCTGGCGGGTTCAGGTGCTCTTCCCGGACACGGAGCTTTCCGCCGGTGAGATTTCCGACCGCCTGCGGGAGGTCAAGCAGGAACTGGCCAGCCAATTCGGCATTCCGGATGCCATGCTGGAATACAAGCAACTGCTGAGCAAGCAGGTGACGCGTCATGGGCTGCTGGTGCAGATGCAGATTACCAAGCAGGATGTGCCCTCGGGTGCGCCGGTCTTCCGCGCGCTGCCGCTGCAACTGGAAGACGGCACGCTGTTCTCGGACATGCGGATTGAGGCGACCTTCTTCCCATACGACGAATTCGAACGCACGCTGACACGGCAAGCGGTGGAAGTGCATTTGAAGAGCGGCGGGTTCGACACGGGCTGCATCAACTGGGATACCGTCACTCAAATTCTGCTGGAAATGGAAGAGCGGCTTTGTCCGGTCAAGGGTGTGGAGATTGGCCGGGGAACGCCGCCGGGCGTGGGGCAGAGTTCGCGTTTGACCTATGGCGTTCCGGCCTACCAGGAGCAGTTTCTCACATCCGCGTGGGTAGGGACGCGTCCCGTTGTGCGCGGAGAGTTTCTGGCGGAAGCGTCCACATCTACTGCGGGGCACAAGTGGGGACGAAATGTCTTCGGACGCGAGTTGGAACCGTGTCCGGGAATTTCTACGAGGCTGGTGGCCGGCACCGGTGTAAAGCTGGTGGCGCGCGAGACCCAGCTTATGGCTCTGCAGGACGGGCTGCTGGTGCTCGAACGCGCAGGCCATGACCGGCGCAGCCGCGACACCTGCGACCTGATTCCCTTGAAGCTCACGGCGTCTGTTCTGCCGCTGTCTACCATCCAGACCACCGAAGTGCTCAATCTGGATTTGACGGAACCGACGGCGATCTTCGGCAGCGTGGAACCCGGATCGCGCATTCGCAGCAAAGCCCCGCTCTACATTGAGGGGAATGTGGGTGAAGGTGCGGTGATTAAATGCTCGAAATCACTGCGCATTTCGGGCAGCGCCACCAAGGCCAACATCACCTCGGGATACCACCTGTGTATCAACGGTGACGCCCGGGCCTGCACTCTCCATGCGGAATACACCCTGCAGGTGGAAGGATGGGTAGCGGACTCTGCGTTGTCCGGCATGGACGTCATTGTCAACGAGATTATCGGCGGCAGCGTCGATGCGTTGCGGCAGACGTCCATCCAGCACACCAATGATACGGGTGGTATGGCCGCGACCATCCGCATCAATTTGAACAAGTATCTCTCCAACCGCCAGGCAACAGGGCAAGAAGTCCTGGTGGAGTTGCGGGACTACATGCAGCAGATCGTCGACCTATTCGGGCCGGAGATTGCAGCGGGAGTCAAGGAAGGCACGGCGCAGCGGCAGATGTTGAAGTGGCTGCAGCAGCAGAAGGCCGCCGGAGCGCCGAACTATACCCACGCCGAAATGCAGGAACTGCGAACGGTCATGGAGATGATTCCGCAGATTCAGGAGCAGGTCAAAGCCATTGGCGCGGAGCTGCGCGACATCACCACTCAGCTCGCGCAGGAGACGTCGAAAGCTGACGCCGGGAGTACAGAGGCGAACTGA
- a CDS encoding citryl-CoA lyase, giving the protein MPAETWKSAITDTSDGKLVVRGVEITEAMEHFSFGAMVYLLWKGVPPTKPEARLMDAILVSSVDHGTTPPSSLATRVVMSGGNPMNAAVAGGILAIGDSHGGAIEECARLFQDWLKTRDEIPDTAQLAALIVQEFQEKQKRIPGYGHRIYKRDPRTLKLIEIAEREKLRGKATDLALAIQDELEKHSGGKPLPLNVDGIIAALMSDLGFPYGLGKGFFILSRTAGLIAHANEERTREKPMRPFGQSKPEYDGPRGTTLPD; this is encoded by the coding sequence ATGCCCGCAGAAACCTGGAAAAGTGCCATCACCGACACCTCCGATGGCAAACTGGTTGTCCGAGGAGTCGAGATCACAGAGGCCATGGAACACTTCAGCTTTGGAGCGATGGTCTACTTGCTGTGGAAGGGCGTCCCTCCGACCAAGCCGGAGGCTCGGCTGATGGATGCTATTCTCGTATCTTCCGTAGATCATGGAACTACGCCCCCGTCCTCACTGGCCACCCGAGTCGTGATGAGCGGCGGAAATCCTATGAATGCCGCTGTAGCCGGTGGAATCCTGGCGATTGGCGATTCCCACGGCGGTGCGATTGAGGAATGTGCACGTCTGTTCCAAGACTGGTTGAAGACCCGCGATGAGATTCCCGACACCGCCCAACTGGCCGCCTTGATTGTTCAGGAATTTCAAGAAAAACAAAAACGTATCCCTGGATACGGCCATCGGATTTACAAACGCGACCCCCGCACACTCAAATTGATAGAGATCGCCGAGCGGGAAAAGTTGCGTGGCAAGGCGACCGATCTGGCGCTGGCCATTCAAGATGAGCTGGAAAAGCACTCCGGAGGCAAACCGCTTCCGCTAAATGTGGACGGGATCATCGCCGCCCTGATGAGCGACCTTGGCTTCCCCTACGGCTTGGGTAAGGGTTTCTTTATCCTGAGCCGCACGGCAGGACTGATCGCCCACGCGAACGAAGAGCGCACGCGCGAGAAACCGATGCGGCCCTTTGGACAGTCCAAGCCCGAATATGACGGACCGCGCGGCACGACTCTGCCGGATTAA
- a CDS encoding PDZ domain-containing protein: MNRRTLGFVLLVTGLLALGVVLVAMAAEKDKSQTRAYIGIVPGELTSDLAQQYGVKGGAGGGVLVEGVSSSSPAQEAGLRENDVITNLNGKPVTGPQEFRNQISKMKPGDEVDLAYLRGGTEHTAKIKLAEREDVTSWMPHNMNWNFERRAEGQPWDWRQAKPGEKMAYAGLLTEDLSSGLANYFKVDKGALINEVMKGSPAEKAGLKAGDVITRLDGKTVEGESDVRRVIHDHKPGDQVDFVVMREGKEEVLKVTLGEQTSHNDTGDLFRLEHDSLGGLTLVPDQQQMDALKEKLQGLRIHIEDLGDSLQFHMKDFKIPPIHINVNEFDNEPIHHRAIHSEHGTATV; this comes from the coding sequence ATGAATCGGCGAACGTTGGGTTTCGTCCTCCTCGTTACCGGACTTCTGGCGCTGGGAGTGGTGCTGGTGGCCATGGCGGCGGAGAAGGACAAGAGCCAGACCAGAGCCTACATCGGCATCGTGCCGGGTGAGTTGACTTCGGATCTGGCCCAGCAGTATGGCGTCAAGGGCGGGGCGGGGGGCGGCGTGCTGGTGGAAGGCGTGTCGTCGAGTTCACCCGCTCAGGAAGCCGGGCTTCGGGAAAACGATGTCATCACCAACCTGAACGGCAAGCCGGTTACCGGGCCACAGGAATTCCGGAACCAGATATCCAAAATGAAACCCGGTGATGAAGTGGATCTGGCATACTTGCGCGGCGGCACGGAACACACGGCCAAGATCAAGCTTGCCGAGCGCGAAGATGTCACGAGCTGGATGCCGCACAACATGAATTGGAATTTCGAACGACGCGCAGAAGGTCAACCGTGGGACTGGCGGCAGGCCAAGCCGGGCGAAAAGATGGCCTATGCCGGACTGCTGACCGAGGATTTGAGCAGCGGACTGGCGAATTACTTCAAGGTGGACAAAGGTGCGCTGATCAATGAAGTGATGAAGGGTTCTCCGGCGGAGAAGGCGGGGCTGAAGGCGGGGGATGTCATTACCCGGCTCGATGGCAAGACGGTGGAAGGGGAGAGCGACGTGCGCCGCGTGATCCATGACCACAAGCCCGGCGATCAGGTCGACTTTGTGGTGATGCGCGAAGGCAAGGAAGAGGTGCTGAAGGTGACGCTCGGCGAGCAGACGTCGCACAACGACACCGGCGACCTGTTCCGCCTTGAGCATGACAGTCTTGGCGGGCTGACGCTGGTCCCCGACCAGCAGCAGATGGACGCGCTGAAAGAGAAACTCCAGGGCCTGCGGATTCACATCGAGGATCTGGGCGACAGCCTGCAATTCCACATGAAGGATTTTAAGATTCCGCCGATCCATATCAACGTGAACGAATTCGACAACGAGCCCATTCACCACCGGGCCATCCACTCCGAGCACGGCACGGCCACGGTCTAA
- a CDS encoding T9SS type A sorting domain-containing protein — MWRVAHLLLLLLFCSALASAQPYAPHAIWSREGAGDSSLYGSQILALGDQNDDGFNDFAVYASGLGYAPQGSPNEPKVEFFHGGNPPDTIPYMVRVKDPATEVAVRGAQAVGDLNGDGYTDWFIFTSYLGDSTAAHIYKIYFGGPGPHEVPDLVIRSLSCAPIGDFNGDGFDDLLLLVDAGSGIRRSQALAGGNPMDTLPDWTRAPILSVRGTRDVNGDHFSDFICDTGSSYGPPLFLGGSNPDTIPAYIFSSVDVFSGTILSDVNDDGYDEVAHGETGGASIIWGASIIDTSATWRLNFPCSGGGPGGIVSAGDFNHDGFRDIVMAAGYCENNYAGVLTLHLGGQWINPTPVFVIYGWTDPFNLIHFKTAVNLGDINGDHIDDLAIGANGGIEYAAQRGKVVILGGDSGLHAAADPVILHPSAFSLSVYPNPFNSSTTVELSLPAYSKEVNLVVYNLLGQAVSRAVAPVSAGTVRYRYDASALASGLYLLQVSSGSLQTTTKLMVLK, encoded by the coding sequence ATGTGGCGAGTTGCTCACCTGTTACTCTTACTCCTGTTTTGTTCTGCGCTTGCCTCTGCCCAGCCCTATGCGCCGCACGCCATCTGGTCACGGGAAGGAGCCGGGGATTCCTCCCTTTACGGCAGCCAGATTTTAGCCTTGGGTGATCAGAACGACGACGGCTTCAATGACTTCGCCGTCTATGCCTCCGGCTTGGGCTATGCCCCGCAAGGCAGCCCTAACGAGCCTAAAGTGGAGTTCTTCCACGGCGGCAACCCGCCCGACACAATTCCCTACATGGTGCGTGTCAAGGATCCGGCGACAGAGGTGGCGGTGCGAGGGGCACAGGCCGTCGGTGATCTGAATGGAGATGGATACACTGATTGGTTCATCTTCACCAGCTACCTCGGCGACAGCACCGCAGCGCACATTTACAAGATCTACTTCGGCGGGCCGGGACCGCATGAGGTACCCGATCTGGTTATTAGATCGCTTTCATGCGCTCCCATAGGCGATTTCAACGGCGATGGGTTTGATGATCTACTGCTGCTGGTAGATGCCGGATCGGGCATCCGAAGATCGCAGGCACTGGCCGGCGGCAACCCGATGGATACACTGCCCGACTGGACCCGCGCCCCCATTCTGTCGGTTCGTGGCACGAGGGACGTGAACGGCGATCACTTTTCGGATTTCATTTGCGATACCGGCTCATCCTATGGCCCTCCGCTCTTTCTTGGCGGTTCGAACCCCGACACTATACCAGCGTACATCTTCTCTAGCGTGGATGTATTTTCAGGGACTATTCTCTCCGACGTCAACGACGACGGGTACGACGAGGTAGCGCACGGTGAGACAGGTGGTGCATCCATCATTTGGGGAGCATCCATCATTGACACCTCAGCAACTTGGCGTTTGAACTTCCCCTGCTCAGGAGGTGGTCCGGGAGGAATCGTTTCAGCAGGAGACTTCAACCATGATGGCTTCCGTGACATTGTAATGGCCGCAGGGTACTGCGAGAACAATTATGCAGGCGTGTTGACACTCCACCTTGGCGGTCAATGGATCAATCCCACCCCTGTTTTTGTGATCTACGGCTGGACCGATCCGTTCAACCTCATTCACTTCAAGACCGCGGTCAATCTGGGGGACATCAACGGCGATCATATCGACGACTTAGCCATTGGCGCTAACGGCGGGATCGAATATGCCGCGCAGCGGGGAAAGGTGGTGATTCTGGGTGGCGATTCCGGCCTGCATGCCGCAGCCGATCCTGTCATCCTTCATCCTTCCGCCTTCAGCCTTTCCGTTTACCCCAATCCCTTCAATAGCAGCACCACCGTCGAACTATCACTTCCTGCCTATAGCAAGGAGGTAAATCTGGTCGTCTACAATCTTTTGGGACAAGCCGTGTCCCGTGCGGTCGCGCCGGTCAGCGCCGGAACAGTGCGCTACCGCTACGATGCATCCGCACTCGCAAGTGGCCTCTATCTGCTGCAGGTTTCCTCCGGGAGCCTCCAAACCACAACCAAACTGATGGTGCTCAAATAG
- a CDS encoding NUDIX hydrolase gives MELNVNCPNCGTVVTTYRNPFPTVDVVLIREGHVLLIHRKNPPEGWALPGGFVDYGESAETAAARELMEETGLKATSLRLLGVYSDPDRDPRFHTFGAVYLGTATGDVKAGDDAADARWWRVDQLPEVIAFDHRKIIKDALKCGKA, from the coding sequence TTGGAACTCAATGTAAATTGTCCGAACTGCGGGACCGTGGTCACCACGTACCGCAATCCTTTTCCTACGGTGGATGTGGTGCTTATCCGCGAGGGGCACGTGCTGCTGATTCATCGCAAGAATCCGCCGGAAGGCTGGGCTCTGCCGGGTGGCTTTGTGGACTATGGAGAGTCCGCCGAAACCGCCGCTGCCCGCGAGCTGATGGAAGAGACCGGACTCAAAGCCACATCCCTGCGACTGCTCGGTGTTTATTCCGATCCTGACCGCGATCCACGCTTTCACACGTTTGGTGCGGTCTATCTGGGCACGGCCACAGGCGACGTGAAAGCGGGAGATGATGCCGCCGATGCCCGCTGGTGGCGGGTAGATCAATTGCCCGAGGTTATTGCCTTTGACCATCGCAAGATAATCAAAGACGCTCTGAAGTGCGGGAAGGCTTGA